In the genome of Micromonospora sp. Llam0, the window GGGTCGTACGGTCGGGCCGCAGCCCGGACCACCAGCGTGGCCAGCAGTTCACCGAGGTCCAGGCCGCCAGCCTGGACCGCCAGCGGCAGGAGCGAGGTCTCGGTCATCCCGGGTGAGACGTTGACCTCCAGGACGTGCGGCCGGCCGTCGGGGTCGACGATCATGTCGACGCGGGAGAGGTCCCGGAGCCCGAGTGCTCGGTGAGCGGCGACGGCGGTCGCCGCTACCTGCTCGGCAGCCGACTCGTCCAGCCGGGCCGGCGCGTGCCAGGTCGTCAGTCCCGCGGTGTAGCGGGCAGCGTAGTCGTAGACACCGTTGCGCGGCACGATCTCGACGGCCGGCAGCGCCTCCGGGCCGTCGCCCCGGTCGACGACCGACACGGCGACGTCCATCCCGGTGACGTAGCGCTCCACCAATGCCGTCGAGTCGTACGCGAAGCAGCCGACCATCGCTGCGGAGAGCTCGGCCGCCTCGCGTACCACTGCCGCGCCCAGCCCGGAGCCACCCTGCGCCGGCTTGACCATCAGCGGCAGGCCGAGCCGCTCGACGATCCGCTCCAGCACGGCGACCGCACCCAGTTCGGAGAACCGGTCGTGGGGCAGCGCGACCCAGTCCGGGGTCGGGATGCCCGCCTCGCGCAGCACCGCCTTGGCCGACGGCTTGTCCCAGGCCAGGCGGGCGGCGCGGGCGTCGCAGCCGATGTACGGCACGCCGCAGAGATCCAGTACGCCGCGCAGCGAGCCGTCCTCACCGGTCGCCCCGTGCAGCGCGATGACCACCGCGTCCGGCGGGTCGGAGCGCAGTGCGGGAATCAGCGAGACGTCGGCGTCGCGCATCTCGGCCTCGACGCCGACCGAGCGGAGCGCGTCCAGCACTCGGCGACCGGACTTCAGCGAGACGTCCCGTTCGTACGACAACCCGCCGGCGAGAACGAGCACCCGCAGATCCGGGGCGGCGGACGACGACGAGGATGCGGTTGCGGTGGGGTCCAGCGCTGGGCTCATGCCCGAATCATGCCAAGTCAGGCCCGGGCGCGTCCGCGCCGGGGCGCTGGCGTCGGCCGGATCCGCCGGTGACCGGTCCGAAGACCTCACGCATCGCCGACTCCCGCTCCATCACGCCGGCCAACCGCCGGACGCCTTCCCGGATCCGCTCGGGCGGGGGGTAGGAGAAGTTGAGCCGCATGTTGCCGGCGCCGGAGCCGTCAGCGTAGAAGCCGGTGCCGGGAACGTAGGCCACCCGGGCGGCGATGGCCCGGGGGACCATGGCTTTGGCGTCCAACCCGTCCGGCAGCGACGCCCAGACGAACAGCCCGCCGCTCGGTCGGGTCCAGGTCGTCCCGGCCGGCATCAGGTCGGTCAGCGCGGACAGCAGCGCGTCCCGCCGCTCCCGGTAGACCTCCCGGTACGTCTTGAGCTGCTCGCGCCACGGCATGGTGGCCAGGTAGGTGGCGACCGCGGCCTGGGCGTAGGCACTGGGGCAGAGGATCTGCGCCTCACTGGCGATGACCAGCTTCTCGCGTACCGCGTGCGGAGCGAGAATCCAACCGACCCGCAGCCCTGGCGCGAAGGTCTTGGAGAAGGTGCTCAGGTAGAAGACACCGTGCCGGCGCCGGGCCCGCAGCGGCGCCGGCGCTTCACCGTCGAAGCTCAACTGGCCGTACGGGTCGTCCTCGACGACCAGCAGGCCGGCGCGTTCGCAGATGTCGAGTACCCGGTCGCGGCGCTCGTCGGTCAGCGTCACGCCGGCCGGGTTCTGAAACGTCGGAATGGTGTAGAGGAACTTCGCCCGTCGGCCGGACCGGGCCACGTCGGTGATCGCCTGCTCCAGCGCCTCGGGGATCAGCCCGTCGGCGTCCATCGGCACGTGCACCACCTGGGCCTGCGCCGCCTGGAACACGCCGAGGGCGCCGACGTAGGTGGGGCCCTCGGCGAGGACCACGTCGCCCGGGTCCAGGAAGAGTCGGGCGACCAGATCGAGGGCCTGCTGCCCGCCGACGGTCACCACCACGTCCTCGGGGGACGCCCCGGACGAGACGTCGATCCCGGACAGCGACATCACTTCGCAGATCCGTTCCCGCAGGTCGAGGGTGCCCTGGCCGATGCCGTACTGCAGTGTCGAGGTGCCGGTCTCGGCGGCGAGGCGGCCGAGCATCTCGCCGACCGCGTCCAGCGGCAGCGCGGCGACGTACGGGGCTCCGCCAGCGAGCGACACCACCTCCGGCCGACTGGCGACGGCGAACAGCGCCCGGATCTCCGAGGCGGTCATCCCCCGGACCCGGCGGGCATAGCGGTCGGTGTAGTCGTCGAGCGTCGTGCCGGTCATGACCTCACCTCGAGATGCGTCGCACCGGTGGTGCCGGGTCGGGCCGCGACACGCACTGATCGTCCGATGGTAGTCCGGCGTGTCGCCGCCCGGCGTGGGCATTACCACACCGACCACATGTCGGACCAGCGAACCCGGATTGGCCTGCGAAGACAGCGACCGGACGCCCGACCTCTCCCCTGACGCGAGGTTGCGGCGTACGATCGCTCGTTGGGGACAGGAGACGGCGCGTGGTGAAGCTCGGCGGGTTTCAACGCTTGACCGGTTCGGTGGTGGGGGATCGCCAATGTCGCGACGTCTGGTCAGTCTGACGCTGGACACGCTGGAGGAGCTGCCCAGGTCCTGTCGGCGGTGTGTCTTCTGGGAGCTCGATCCGGTGGCGGCCGACCGCGCCCGGGCCTCCGGCGACCCGGCACTGGAGAAGGAGGCGTGGGTCTCCCAGACCCTCCTGGAGTGGGGTTCCTGCGG includes:
- a CDS encoding PLP-dependent aminotransferase family protein yields the protein MTGTTLDDYTDRYARRVRGMTASEIRALFAVASRPEVVSLAGGAPYVAALPLDAVGEMLGRLAAETGTSTLQYGIGQGTLDLRERICEVMSLSGIDVSSGASPEDVVVTVGGQQALDLVARLFLDPGDVVLAEGPTYVGALGVFQAAQAQVVHVPMDADGLIPEALEQAITDVARSGRRAKFLYTIPTFQNPAGVTLTDERRDRVLDICERAGLLVVEDDPYGQLSFDGEAPAPLRARRRHGVFYLSTFSKTFAPGLRVGWILAPHAVREKLVIASEAQILCPSAYAQAAVATYLATMPWREQLKTYREVYRERRDALLSALTDLMPAGTTWTRPSGGLFVWASLPDGLDAKAMVPRAIAARVAYVPGTGFYADGSGAGNMRLNFSYPPPERIREGVRRLAGVMERESAMREVFGPVTGGSGRRQRPGADAPGPDLA
- a CDS encoding D-alanine--D-alanine ligase, producing MSPALDPTATASSSSSAAPDLRVLVLAGGLSYERDVSLKSGRRVLDALRSVGVEAEMRDADVSLIPALRSDPPDAVVIALHGATGEDGSLRGVLDLCGVPYIGCDARAARLAWDKPSAKAVLREAGIPTPDWVALPHDRFSELGAVAVLERIVERLGLPLMVKPAQGGSGLGAAVVREAAELSAAMVGCFAYDSTALVERYVTGMDVAVSVVDRGDGPEALPAVEIVPRNGVYDYAARYTAGLTTWHAPARLDESAAEQVAATAVAAHRALGLRDLSRVDMIVDPDGRPHVLEVNVSPGMTETSLLPLAVQAGGLDLGELLATLVVRAAARPYDPAN